AGGCCACGAACTGCGCCATCCCCTGCTCCGCCAGCACCTTGGTGATCGCCGCCGTCAGTGTCGTCTTGCCGTGATCGATGTGTCCGATCGTCCCCACGTTCACGTGCGGCTTCTTGCGCTCAAATTTCTGCTTCGCCATGAGATCGATGCCTCGCTATCTCAACGTCCACGCCAGCAGCACGAAAAGCCCAGGAGCGGAATCGAACCGCCGACCTCGTCCTTACCAAGGACGTGCTCTAGCCGACTGAGCTACCTGGGCGTACCGTGCAAGTTCACTTACCGCGCCGCGCCTCCGAATCAAAGCGGGAAACGGGATTCGAACCCGCGACCCTCAGCTTGGAAGGCTGATGCTCTAACCAACTGAGCTACTCCCGCATCGCATGCCACCGGCACCTGCTCCCAAGTCATGGTGGAGAGGGGAGGATTCGAACCTCCGAAGGCGTAAAGCCGGCAGATTTACAGTCTGCTCCCTTTGGCCACTCGGGTACCTCTCCGCTGCCATGGAGCCGATGGCCAGATTCGAACTGGCAACCTACTGATTACAAGTCAGTCGCTCTACCATTGGAGCTACATCGGCCAAAATGCCATGTTGACTCACGGCGGTTTTCGGCAAACCGCCCAGAAGCCAGCCTGGCGCGAAACCTGCTCACTATCAGCGCCCCGAACGAGTGTCAAGCGTATGTAGCGAGGCGACAAAA
The DNA window shown above is from Deltaproteobacteria bacterium and carries:
- the tuf gene encoding elongation factor Tu (EF-Tu; promotes GTP-dependent binding of aminoacyl-tRNA to the A-site of ribosomes during protein biosynthesis; when the tRNA anticodon matches the mRNA codon, GTP hydrolysis results; the inactive EF-Tu-GDP leaves the ribosome and release of GDP is promoted by elongation factor Ts; many prokaryotes have two copies of the gene encoding EF-Tu) gives rise to the protein MAKQKFERKKPHVNVGTIGHIDHGKTTLTAAITKVLAEQGMAQFVA